The following are from one region of the Sandaracinus amylolyticus genome:
- a CDS encoding serine/threonine-protein kinase, protein MRDRTFVTTKASLSTNRSAPVVGGTNTGRDRRAFARSTGAEQLEVPLRALIRRDAIDSEITTRLMPGRDRRVARGEVGVAPRRRRSERPDDPVRPGMVVAGRYLVAEVAGRGGMGVVFRARDLRHERQVALKIARSERIRSQDDLVARLVAEARTMSLIDDPSVPRVFDVVETGRAGPAIVLEWVDGSSLDEELRDPSLDRTRTLDLAIQVVRAVRAVHRCGFVHGDLKPGNVLIEQEPDSPRVRLVDFGLASPIGAADANDPSRSGVIIGTPCYMAPESLYESGNTPPADVFSLGVILHEMFLGRRPDPVSERARDIVSFGDAAIEQAFAGSTLGALGRVIARCLRWDPAARFADATEALDALLRSARSHAASLSLHDAQLA, encoded by the coding sequence GTGCGGGACCGCACGTTCGTTACGACGAAAGCGAGCCTTTCCACCAATCGATCGGCACCAGTCGTAGGTGGAACGAACACCGGTCGCGACCGACGAGCGTTCGCTCGGTCCACGGGAGCCGAGCAACTCGAGGTGCCGTTGCGCGCGCTGATTCGCAGGGACGCGATCGACAGCGAGATCACGACTCGTCTGATGCCGGGTCGCGATCGCCGTGTCGCTCGAGGTGAGGTCGGCGTCGCGCCCCGTCGCCGGCGCTCGGAGCGGCCCGACGATCCGGTGCGGCCGGGCATGGTCGTCGCGGGTCGCTACCTCGTCGCCGAGGTCGCGGGGCGCGGCGGAATGGGCGTCGTGTTCCGCGCGCGAGACCTGCGACACGAGCGCCAGGTGGCCCTGAAGATCGCGCGGTCCGAGCGCATCCGATCGCAGGACGACCTCGTCGCGCGCCTGGTCGCCGAGGCCAGGACGATGTCGCTGATCGACGATCCGAGCGTCCCGCGCGTGTTCGACGTGGTCGAGACGGGCAGGGCCGGGCCCGCGATCGTGCTCGAGTGGGTCGACGGGAGCTCGCTCGACGAGGAGCTGCGCGATCCGTCGCTCGACCGCACGCGGACGCTCGATCTCGCGATCCAGGTCGTGCGCGCCGTTCGCGCGGTGCATCGCTGTGGGTTCGTGCACGGCGACCTGAAGCCCGGAAACGTGCTCATCGAGCAGGAGCCCGACTCGCCGCGCGTTCGCCTCGTCGACTTCGGTCTCGCGAGCCCCATCGGCGCCGCGGACGCGAACGATCCGTCGCGGTCGGGCGTGATCATCGGAACGCCCTGCTACATGGCGCCGGAGTCGCTCTACGAGAGCGGCAACACGCCCCCGGCCGACGTCTTCTCGCTCGGCGTGATCCTCCACGAGATGTTCCTCGGAAGGCGCCCCGATCCGGTCTCGGAGCGCGCGCGCGACATCGTCTCCTTCGGCGATGCCGCGATCGAGCAAGCGTTCGCGGGCTCGACCCTCGGCGCGCTCGGTCGTGTGATCGCTCGGTGTCTGCGCTGGGACCCGGCCGCGCGATTCGCGGACGCGACCGAGGCGCTCGACGCGCTGCTCCGGAGCGCGCGCTCGCACGCCGCGTCGCTCTCGCTCCACGACGCGCAGCTCGCGTGA
- the meaB gene encoding methylmalonyl Co-A mutase-associated GTPase MeaB, which translates to MVHELSIDELVDGVRSSDRAVLGRALTLVESNAARHRARAEALLTRLLPFSGRAKRVGLTGVPGAGKSTFLEALGTRLTGEGKRVAVLAVDPTSSKSGGSILGDKTRMAKLSRDERAFVRPSPSGGALGGVARKTREALLVCEAAGFDVVIVETVGVGQSETAVASMVDTFVLLWLPSSGDELQGIKRGIVELADVVVVNKADGERIPAAERASSELSGALRYLAPATPGWATPVLTASALEGTNVDAVWRAIEGHRATLERDGELERRRSAQEIAAMWSAVESELRHRLHLDPAVRALASQLEREVASRAIPPAVAASRIVDAF; encoded by the coding sequence ATGGTCCACGAGCTCTCGATCGACGAGCTCGTCGACGGAGTGCGCTCGTCCGATCGCGCGGTGCTCGGTCGCGCGCTCACGCTCGTCGAGAGCAACGCCGCGCGACATCGGGCGCGCGCCGAGGCGCTCCTCACGCGCCTCCTGCCGTTCTCCGGGCGCGCGAAACGCGTCGGGCTCACCGGCGTGCCCGGCGCGGGCAAGAGCACGTTCCTCGAGGCGCTCGGCACGCGCCTGACCGGCGAGGGAAAGCGCGTCGCGGTGCTCGCGGTCGATCCCACGAGCAGCAAGAGCGGCGGCTCGATCCTCGGCGACAAGACGCGCATGGCGAAGCTCTCGCGCGACGAGCGCGCGTTCGTGCGACCGAGCCCGAGCGGCGGCGCGCTCGGCGGTGTCGCGCGCAAGACACGCGAGGCGCTGCTCGTGTGCGAGGCCGCGGGGTTCGACGTCGTGATCGTCGAGACGGTCGGCGTCGGACAGAGCGAGACCGCGGTCGCGTCGATGGTCGACACGTTCGTGCTGCTCTGGCTCCCGAGCTCGGGTGACGAGCTCCAGGGCATCAAGCGCGGCATCGTGGAGCTCGCGGACGTCGTCGTCGTGAACAAGGCCGACGGCGAGCGCATCCCCGCGGCCGAGCGCGCGTCGTCCGAGCTCTCCGGGGCGCTGCGCTACCTCGCGCCCGCCACGCCCGGATGGGCGACGCCCGTGCTCACTGCGAGCGCGCTCGAGGGCACGAACGTCGACGCGGTGTGGCGCGCGATCGAGGGCCACCGCGCCACGCTCGAGCGCGACGGAGAGCTCGAGCGCCGGAGGAGCGCGCAGGAGATCGCCGCGATGTGGAGCGCGGTCGAGAGCGAGCTGCGCCACCGTCTCCACCTCGATCCCGCAGTGCGCGCGCTCGCGTCGCAGCTCGAGCGCGAGGTCGCATCGCGGGCGATCCCGCCCGCCGTCGCGGCATCGCGCATCGTCGACGCGTTCTAG
- the scpA gene encoding methylmalonyl-CoA mutase, producing the protein MSRIPDFASLSWDDDDAPAARPADPTIVRTTPEGIAVHREYGPDDARDLPHLGSMPGCAPFVRGPYPTMYVQRPWTIRQYAGFSTAEASNAFYRRNLAAGQTGLSVAFDLATHRGYDSDHPRVSGDVGMAGVAIDSILDTRILFGGIPLDRISVSMTMNGAVLPILALFIVTAEEQGVPQSELQGTIQNDILKEFMVRNTYIYPPGPSMRIIGDIFAYTAKNMPKWNSISISGYHMQEAGATADLELGYTLADGLEYLRTGIAAGMKVDEFAPRLSFFFAIGMDFFVEIAKLRAARLLWDRIVAKFDPKDVKSRALRTHCQTSGWSLAAQDVWNNVVRTCIEAMAATQGHTQSLHTNSLDEALALPTDASARIARNTQLVLQLESGTTRPIDPWGGSYYVERLTHELANKAWAHIEEIEKLGGMTKAIEAGIPKLRIEEAAARTQARIDSGERPIVGVNVFRPEQDDEIEILQVDNRAVREAQIARLKKLRAERDEAKTQAALAALTQCARTGEGNLLALSIEAARAHATVGEITTAMETVFGRYEAQIRVVSGVYGGEMGAQQDRVQDVRGAAARFEEKEGRRPRILVAKMGQDGHDRGQKVIATAFADLGFDVDIGPLFQTPDETARQAVENDVHVVGVSSLAAGHLTLVPELREALAKLGRADILIVAGGVIPPQDHQALRDAGAAAIFGPGTVIPDAAGDLLALLGKHLGH; encoded by the coding sequence ATGAGCCGCATCCCCGACTTCGCCTCGCTCTCGTGGGACGACGACGACGCGCCCGCCGCGCGCCCTGCCGATCCCACGATCGTGCGCACCACGCCCGAGGGCATCGCAGTCCATCGCGAGTACGGCCCCGACGACGCGCGCGATCTCCCGCACCTCGGCTCGATGCCCGGCTGCGCGCCCTTCGTCCGCGGCCCGTACCCCACGATGTACGTGCAGCGCCCGTGGACCATCCGGCAGTACGCCGGCTTCTCCACGGCCGAGGCCTCGAACGCGTTCTACCGCCGCAACCTCGCCGCCGGTCAGACCGGCCTCAGCGTCGCGTTCGATCTCGCGACGCACCGCGGATACGACAGCGATCACCCGCGCGTCAGCGGCGACGTCGGCATGGCGGGCGTCGCGATCGACTCGATCCTCGACACCCGCATCCTGTTCGGCGGCATCCCGCTCGATCGCATCAGCGTCTCGATGACGATGAACGGCGCGGTGCTGCCGATCCTCGCGCTCTTCATCGTGACCGCGGAAGAGCAGGGCGTTCCTCAGTCCGAGCTCCAGGGGACGATCCAGAACGACATCCTCAAGGAGTTCATGGTCCGGAACACGTACATCTATCCGCCCGGACCGAGCATGCGGATCATCGGCGACATCTTCGCTTACACCGCGAAGAACATGCCGAAGTGGAACTCGATCTCCATCAGCGGCTACCACATGCAGGAGGCCGGAGCGACGGCCGATCTCGAGCTCGGCTACACGCTCGCCGACGGCCTCGAGTACCTGCGCACCGGCATCGCCGCGGGCATGAAGGTCGACGAGTTCGCGCCGCGTCTCTCGTTCTTCTTCGCGATCGGCATGGACTTCTTCGTCGAGATCGCGAAGCTGCGCGCCGCGCGCCTGCTCTGGGATCGCATCGTCGCGAAGTTCGATCCGAAGGACGTGAAGTCGCGCGCGCTGCGCACGCACTGTCAGACGAGCGGCTGGTCGCTCGCGGCGCAGGACGTCTGGAACAACGTCGTGCGCACCTGCATCGAGGCGATGGCCGCGACCCAGGGCCACACCCAGTCGCTGCACACCAACTCGCTCGACGAGGCGCTCGCGCTGCCGACCGACGCGAGCGCGCGCATCGCACGCAACACGCAGCTCGTGCTGCAGCTCGAGAGCGGCACCACGCGCCCGATCGATCCCTGGGGCGGCAGCTACTACGTCGAGCGTCTCACCCACGAGCTCGCCAACAAAGCGTGGGCGCACATCGAGGAGATCGAGAAGCTCGGCGGGATGACCAAGGCGATCGAGGCCGGCATCCCGAAGCTGCGCATCGAAGAGGCCGCGGCGCGCACCCAGGCGCGCATCGACTCGGGCGAGCGTCCGATCGTCGGCGTGAACGTCTTCCGCCCCGAGCAGGACGACGAGATCGAGATCCTCCAGGTCGACAACCGCGCGGTGCGCGAGGCGCAGATCGCGCGCCTGAAGAAGCTGCGCGCCGAGCGCGACGAGGCGAAGACGCAGGCCGCGCTCGCGGCGCTCACGCAGTGCGCGCGCACCGGCGAGGGCAACCTGCTCGCGCTCTCGATCGAAGCCGCGCGTGCGCACGCGACGGTCGGCGAGATCACGACCGCGATGGAGACGGTCTTCGGTCGCTACGAGGCGCAGATCCGCGTCGTCTCGGGCGTGTACGGAGGCGAGATGGGCGCGCAGCAGGATCGCGTGCAGGACGTCCGCGGCGCAGCGGCGCGCTTCGAGGAAAAGGAAGGGCGACGCCCGCGCATCCTCGTCGCGAAGATGGGCCAGGACGGGCACGATCGCGGGCAGAAGGTGATCGCGACCGCGTTCGCCGATCTCGGGTTCGACGTCGACATCGGGCCGCTCTTCCAGACGCCCGACGAGACCGCGCGGCAGGCGGTCGAGAACGACGTGCACGTCGTCGGCGTCAGCTCGCTCGCCGCGGGCCACCTCACGCTCGTGCCCGAGCTGCGCGAGGCGCTGGCGAAGCTCGGCCGCGCCGACATCCTGATCGTCGCGGGCGGCGTGATCCCGCCCCAGGATCACCAGGCGCTGCGCGATGCGGGCGCGGCCGCGATCTTCGGGCCCGGCACGGTGATCCCCGACGCCGCGGGCGATCTGCTCGCGCTGCTCGGCAAGCATCTCGGGCACTGA
- a CDS encoding methylmalonyl-CoA mutase family protein, translated as MTSNADQDLERWRALVERGLKGAPFDSLVGKTLEGIAIQPLYTERDRPSEEGVPWAPRSPRLVGPAGVLPESLSAHRDAGASLAWVFAGAGELPETEDLVTVAVSLRGVEGLASKGSRWVRPVADPWTGWVTLAARRKEADQARALDEIATAVSARRPSLGVASWVWDVLYGANAIDELALSLASLVESLRALDARGVSLDDAVDGATVGVGIGVEFFDEIAKLRALRRLVNRVLVACAIQTRPLIVAVNSSHNHQPVDRPVNLLRNTIAASAALLGGADGVAVYAHERIENNALPERIARNVPLVLALESFLPGVDDPARGSFYVERLTDELVRAAWESFREIEREGGLARAHARVVERLERSQAQRRNLIRTRRRPLVGVSRFPTREPGRDYDASDAKPFIEVRARAQGQVARVITLAACPSARVDFAREILAISGLSDDVVALTDDAAAALSNASIVILAAPDAALPDELPTVVRALRAAGAKAIGVAAKPGAHEQALRDAGVDAFVFLGADVVTFAETLLEKAS; from the coding sequence GTGACGAGCAACGCCGATCAGGATCTCGAGCGCTGGCGCGCCCTCGTCGAACGCGGGCTGAAGGGCGCGCCGTTCGATTCGCTGGTCGGCAAGACGCTCGAAGGCATCGCGATCCAGCCGCTCTACACGGAGCGCGATCGACCGAGCGAAGAGGGCGTGCCGTGGGCCCCGAGGAGCCCGCGGCTGGTCGGACCCGCGGGCGTGTTGCCCGAGAGCTTGTCCGCTCATCGCGACGCCGGCGCCTCGCTCGCGTGGGTGTTCGCAGGCGCCGGCGAGCTTCCGGAGACCGAGGACCTCGTCACCGTCGCCGTCAGCTTGCGTGGGGTCGAGGGGCTTGCGTCGAAGGGATCCCGGTGGGTGCGTCCTGTCGCGGATCCGTGGACGGGATGGGTCACCCTCGCGGCGCGACGCAAGGAAGCGGATCAGGCACGCGCGCTCGACGAGATCGCGACCGCGGTCTCGGCGCGACGGCCTTCGCTGGGCGTCGCGAGCTGGGTGTGGGACGTGCTGTACGGCGCGAACGCGATCGACGAGCTCGCACTCTCGCTCGCTTCGCTCGTCGAGAGCCTGCGCGCGCTCGACGCGCGCGGTGTCTCGCTCGACGATGCCGTCGACGGCGCGACCGTAGGCGTGGGGATCGGCGTCGAGTTCTTCGACGAGATCGCGAAGCTGCGCGCGCTCCGGAGGCTGGTGAATCGTGTGCTCGTGGCTTGTGCGATTCAAACGCGGCCGCTCATCGTGGCGGTGAACTCGTCGCACAACCATCAGCCGGTCGACCGACCGGTGAACCTGCTCCGCAACACGATCGCTGCGTCGGCGGCGCTGCTCGGTGGTGCGGATGGTGTCGCGGTCTACGCGCACGAGCGTATCGAGAACAACGCATTGCCGGAGCGCATCGCGCGAAACGTGCCGCTGGTGCTCGCGCTCGAGTCGTTCCTCCCGGGTGTCGACGATCCGGCGCGCGGCTCGTTCTACGTGGAGCGCCTCACCGACGAGCTCGTCCGCGCCGCGTGGGAGTCATTCCGCGAGATCGAGCGAGAGGGCGGTCTCGCGCGCGCTCATGCGCGGGTCGTCGAGCGCCTCGAGCGATCGCAGGCGCAACGTCGAAACCTGATCAGGACGAGACGGCGCCCGCTCGTCGGAGTGAGTCGCTTTCCGACGAGAGAGCCGGGGCGTGACTACGATGCCTCCGACGCGAAGCCGTTCATCGAGGTCCGCGCGCGCGCCCAGGGCCAGGTCGCGCGCGTGATCACCCTCGCGGCGTGCCCGTCTGCGCGCGTCGACTTCGCGCGGGAGATCCTCGCGATCTCCGGCCTCTCCGACGATGTCGTCGCGCTCACCGACGATGCCGCCGCCGCGCTCAGCAATGCCTCGATCGTGATCCTGGCTGCGCCCGATGCCGCGCTGCCCGATGAGCTCCCCACGGTCGTGCGCGCGCTTCGCGCCGCCGGCGCGAAGGCCATCGGCGTCGCCGCGAAACCCGGCGCGCACGAGCAGGCGCTGCGCGATGCGGGCGTCGACGCGTTCGTCTTCCTCGGCGCCGACGTCGTGACGTTCGCCGAGACGCTCCTCGAGAAGGCGTCATGA
- a CDS encoding HTH domain-containing protein yields MTFTEAAVEILRLVGRPLHYKKITELAIERNLLSHVGKAPELTMSSRLATMVKKDRGDEPILKVKPGVFALREFTAEMMALADSDEDIDLSALPPPSSQKPEPTSSAPVVVSEEVAVVSEGGEVEPVAVAPTPPAAPRRAMPGAEVFPEEEDDDQPILAGLDEEEEEEGEDGRRGRRRRRRRGKEEGGAEAEAGERAEHRGGGGGGERDRERDRDRDRDRDRGERHRDRDRDRDRHRERDRERDRERGDRGERHGRLPQVDLAREPAQDDLLGRDLADAVSSVLASGEMQPLSYAQIAEQLVRRGRLVGDAAALAPTVAAAIRADAKRHERARFRYVEGRVALVDWYLPRDVVRQEKDVVRFAERQRDQVRRAFLRKLQDLPTAGFVEILATWLNAEGVSGLRAVRRPGSSAQEIHLAGVIRRGPEETRVAVLVLRDGREIAREKVVEMRGSLHHYGSASTAWIVSTGAVSPAAREEAAGAGTLPVALYDGGALAEAMESRRIGLVPVSIPISAIDLDLLDALRGRPEPVVRGERDREEGRRDRDERRDRDREERRERDRDRDRERGREKEREPSAAEPAAEEAAAAPAEAAEATTEVGATPEAMQAAQPQEGQGGERERGGRRRRRRRRGRGGAEQAAAGEAMTGAEAGEEEEEESEAEGVEAATSAGEIAAEPEAAAEEEAQALAQETDEEADERAAVEDVEIGEDELEAPEEDEEDEDLDLDEREDEDDDRDEPDVEDETDEDDEER; encoded by the coding sequence ATGACTTTCACCGAAGCTGCGGTCGAGATCCTCCGCTTGGTCGGCCGCCCTCTGCACTACAAGAAGATCACCGAGCTCGCGATCGAGCGGAACCTGCTCTCGCACGTCGGCAAGGCGCCGGAGCTCACGATGAGCTCGCGGCTCGCGACGATGGTGAAGAAGGACCGCGGCGACGAGCCGATCCTGAAGGTGAAGCCCGGCGTGTTCGCGCTGCGCGAGTTCACCGCCGAGATGATGGCGCTCGCCGACTCCGACGAGGACATCGACCTGAGCGCGCTGCCGCCGCCCTCGTCGCAGAAGCCCGAGCCGACCTCGAGCGCGCCGGTGGTGGTGAGCGAGGAGGTCGCGGTGGTGAGCGAGGGAGGCGAGGTCGAGCCCGTGGCCGTCGCTCCGACGCCGCCCGCCGCGCCGCGCCGCGCGATGCCGGGCGCCGAGGTGTTCCCGGAGGAAGAGGACGACGATCAGCCGATCCTCGCCGGCCTCGACGAAGAGGAAGAAGAGGAGGGCGAGGATGGCCGCCGTGGCCGCCGTCGTCGTCGTCGTCGCGGGAAGGAAGAAGGCGGCGCCGAGGCCGAGGCGGGCGAGCGCGCCGAGCACCGCGGTGGCGGTGGTGGTGGTGAGCGGGATCGCGAGCGCGACCGGGATCGCGACCGAGACCGGGATCGCGGGGAGCGGCATCGTGACCGTGATCGCGATCGAGACCGTCATCGTGAGCGGGATCGCGAGCGCGACCGCGAGCGTGGCGACCGGGGCGAGCGGCACGGGCGTCTGCCGCAGGTGGATCTGGCGCGCGAGCCGGCGCAGGACGATCTGCTCGGGCGCGACCTCGCGGACGCGGTCTCGTCGGTGCTCGCGTCGGGCGAGATGCAGCCGCTGAGCTACGCGCAGATCGCGGAGCAGCTGGTGCGTCGCGGGCGTCTCGTGGGTGATGCCGCGGCGCTGGCGCCGACGGTGGCAGCCGCGATCCGCGCCGACGCGAAGCGCCACGAGCGGGCTCGTTTCCGCTACGTCGAGGGGCGGGTCGCGCTGGTCGACTGGTATCTGCCGCGCGACGTGGTCCGGCAGGAGAAGGACGTCGTGCGGTTCGCGGAGCGCCAGCGCGATCAGGTGCGCCGCGCGTTCCTCCGCAAGCTGCAGGATCTGCCGACCGCAGGGTTCGTCGAGATCCTCGCGACCTGGCTCAACGCCGAGGGCGTGTCGGGCCTGCGCGCGGTGCGTCGTCCCGGCAGCTCGGCGCAGGAGATCCACCTCGCGGGTGTGATCCGGCGCGGCCCCGAGGAGACGCGGGTCGCGGTGCTGGTGCTGCGCGATGGGCGCGAGATCGCGCGCGAGAAGGTCGTCGAGATGCGCGGCTCGCTGCACCACTACGGCAGCGCGTCGACGGCCTGGATCGTGAGCACCGGTGCGGTGTCGCCGGCCGCGCGGGAAGAGGCGGCGGGCGCGGGCACGCTGCCGGTCGCGCTCTACGACGGCGGCGCGCTGGCGGAAGCGATGGAGTCGCGGCGGATCGGCCTGGTGCCGGTGTCGATCCCGATCTCCGCGATCGATCTCGACCTGCTCGACGCGCTGCGTGGCCGCCCCGAGCCGGTGGTGCGCGGCGAGCGCGATCGCGAGGAGGGGCGACGCGATCGCGACGAGCGTCGGGATCGTGATCGCGAGGAGCGTCGCGAGCGGGATCGTGATCGCGACCGGGAGCGCGGGCGCGAGAAGGAGCGCGAGCCGAGCGCTGCGGAGCCCGCGGCCGAGGAAGCGGCTGCAGCCCCCGCGGAGGCGGCCGAGGCCACCACCGAGGTCGGCGCCACGCCCGAGGCGATGCAGGCTGCGCAGCCCCAGGAGGGCCAGGGCGGCGAGCGCGAGCGCGGTGGGCGTCGTCGTCGTCGTCGTCGCCGCGGCCGTGGGGGCGCCGAGCAGGCCGCTGCGGGCGAGGCGATGACGGGCGCCGAGGCCGGCGAGGAAGAGGAAGAAGAGAGCGAGGCCGAGGGCGTCGAGGCGGCGACCAGCGCCGGTGAGATCGCGGCCGAGCCCGAGGCGGCGGCCGAGGAAGAGGCGCAGGCGCTCGCGCAGGAGACCGACGAGGAAGCCGACGAGCGCGCCGCCGTCGAGGACGTCGAGATCGGCGAGGACGAGCTCGAGGCGCCCGAAGAGGACGAAGAGGACGAGGACCTCGACCTCGACGAGCGCGAGGACGAGGATGACGATCGGGACGAGCCCGACGTCGAGGACGAGACCGACGAGGACGACGAGGAGCGGTGA
- a CDS encoding D-alanine--D-alanine ligase — protein sequence MKSGGKQFGRVGVLMGGLGAERDISLATGEAIAKALEERGHDVVRVIVDRDVDRVLRQTPIDVAFLALHGTYGEDGCIQGMLEMMGIPYTGSGVLASALAMDKLKSKELFRLYNVPTPPYYVAESDQLDRLEELHGSFGFPVFVKPRRSGSSVGAGKANDMAELRARCEDAARYDRSILVERFVAGKEVRVAVLDGRALGAIEIVPKGEFYDYRSKYSKGRSEYHFPARLAPTRYKGVLTLAERAHRALGCEGATGVDLLVTEGENEYVLEVNTIPGMTPTSLLPKIAAGAGYEFGDLCEALLSRAALGAPSDAERDEESAIGSSAAVVAAE from the coding sequence ATGAAGAGCGGTGGCAAGCAGTTCGGGCGCGTCGGTGTGCTGATGGGCGGTCTCGGCGCCGAGCGCGACATCTCGCTCGCGACCGGCGAGGCGATCGCGAAGGCGCTCGAGGAGCGCGGACACGACGTGGTGCGCGTGATCGTCGATCGCGACGTGGACCGCGTGCTGCGCCAGACCCCGATCGACGTCGCGTTCCTCGCGCTGCACGGCACGTACGGCGAGGACGGCTGCATCCAGGGGATGCTGGAGATGATGGGGATCCCGTACACGGGGTCCGGCGTGCTCGCGAGCGCGCTCGCGATGGACAAGCTGAAGAGCAAGGAGCTCTTCCGCCTCTACAACGTGCCGACGCCGCCGTACTACGTGGCGGAGTCGGATCAGCTCGACCGGCTCGAGGAGCTGCACGGTTCGTTCGGCTTCCCGGTGTTCGTGAAGCCGCGTCGCTCCGGGTCGAGCGTGGGTGCGGGCAAGGCGAACGACATGGCCGAGCTGCGGGCGCGCTGTGAGGATGCCGCTCGTTACGACCGGTCGATCCTCGTGGAGCGCTTCGTCGCGGGCAAGGAAGTGCGCGTCGCGGTGCTCGACGGTCGCGCGCTCGGTGCGATCGAGATCGTGCCGAAGGGCGAGTTCTACGACTACCGCAGCAAGTACTCGAAGGGCCGCAGCGAGTACCACTTCCCCGCGCGCCTCGCGCCGACCCGCTACAAGGGCGTGCTCACGCTCGCGGAGCGCGCGCACCGTGCGCTCGGCTGCGAGGGCGCGACCGGCGTCGATCTCCTCGTGACCGAGGGGGAGAACGAGTACGTGCTCGAGGTGAACACCATCCCGGGCATGACGCCGACCTCGCTCCTGCCGAAGATCGCGGCGGGCGCAGGCTACGAGTTCGGCGATCTCTGCGAGGCGCTCCTCTCGCGCGCGGCGCTCGGCGCGCCTTCGGACGCGGAGCGCGACGAGGAGAGCGCGATCGGGTCGAGCGCGGCGGTCGTCGCCGCGGAGTGA
- a CDS encoding HEAT repeat domain-containing protein has protein sequence MLSNTMLSSREVGSRPTERRGTPGTWARRLVIAAALCVGVPSAVVATIAVAPSVAHAQSMSDEEYQSAMNQLRTGTPEERASAADVLGRRAYRQREQISPVLREMIRNDTDWRVRASAGRALGRLGTRDAVPDLVRALRDPVVDVRVVAAAAIWRLPDPAAVPALIELLGDADGSARQWAALALGVIRDTRATPALIRLLGDPEKSVRLDVIRSLGRIRDAASLQPLEAYVRDDTHDLDERIEAVSSLAALQGPEKVDALVRLLEHPSRDVRQRVIESLGQVGDALVVPSLRRRRGSEVGAMRNSIDQAITAIEQRGRGGSSGGGTPLQLPPG, from the coding sequence ATGCTTTCGAACACGATGCTCTCGTCGCGCGAGGTGGGGTCGCGACCCACCGAGCGCCGTGGGACGCCCGGGACGTGGGCGCGGCGTCTCGTGATCGCGGCCGCGTTGTGCGTGGGCGTCCCGTCCGCGGTCGTCGCGACGATCGCGGTCGCGCCCTCGGTCGCGCATGCGCAGAGCATGAGCGACGAGGAGTACCAGAGCGCCATGAACCAGCTGCGGACCGGGACGCCCGAGGAGCGGGCGTCGGCGGCCGACGTGCTGGGGCGCCGGGCGTATCGGCAGCGCGAGCAGATCTCGCCGGTGCTCCGCGAGATGATTCGGAACGACACCGACTGGCGCGTGCGCGCCTCCGCGGGGCGCGCGCTGGGTCGGCTCGGGACGCGCGATGCGGTGCCCGATCTCGTGCGTGCGCTGCGTGATCCGGTCGTCGACGTGCGCGTCGTCGCGGCGGCGGCGATCTGGCGCCTGCCCGATCCCGCGGCGGTGCCGGCGCTGATCGAGCTGCTCGGCGATGCCGATGGCTCGGCGCGGCAGTGGGCGGCGCTCGCGCTCGGCGTGATCCGCGACACGCGCGCGACGCCGGCGCTGATCCGGCTGCTCGGCGATCCCGAGAAGAGCGTGCGGCTCGACGTCATCCGGTCGCTCGGGCGCATCCGCGACGCAGCGTCGTTGCAGCCGCTCGAGGCGTACGTCCGCGACGACACGCACGATCTCGACGAGCGCATCGAGGCGGTCTCGTCGCTCGCCGCGCTGCAGGGCCCGGAGAAGGTGGACGCGCTGGTGCGGCTGCTCGAGCACCCGTCGCGCGACGTGCGGCAGCGGGTGATCGAGTCGCTCGGTCAGGTCGGCGATGCGCTCGTCGTGCCCTCGCTGCGCCGTCGTCGTGGGTCCGAGGTCGGCGCGATGCGCAACTCGATCGATCAGGCGATCACGGCGATCGAGCAGCGCGGGCGCGGGGGGAGCTCCGGCGGCGGTACCCCGCTCCAGCTGCCTCCCGGCTGA